A genome region from Schaalia sp. 19OD2882 includes the following:
- a CDS encoding ATP-binding cassette domain-containing protein translates to MLVAASAGPVLLGAWEGIVRVGDVPARILPAPSSIVEGAVGDWVNLGRASMTTVVEGVSGLLLGIAVGALLALALHLCPSLGAGVHPLLVVSQAVPLIAVAPLMVIWFGFGVSSKILVVAVFSAFPVVLPFLRGLDLVPRSHVEVVRALGAGRAWVLAQVRLPWACERFFSGVRISATYALATAATAEFMGARDGLGIYILSAQSSFRTDLVFVGAAALTLLTVVLVGVVVLVEEAVRPRPRLSGRRRALARVVSASGPRESQVRPPVRPGPSVTVRGLGKTFRGQGGPVPAICQVDLDLEAGSVIALVGPSGCGKSTILRILAGLEVADSARIEVDGQLRRNLRDLIAWMPQGDSLLPWLDVADNVALARRLQGADPVAARRAALDSLSDVDLEDFAASAPSQLSGGMRARAALVRTVLAASPIVLLDEPFSALDSLTRTEIQDWTARILRTCGATVVLVTHDISEAVQMADRVVVLSARPCRVVGTVDVDLPSPRGAHTRTQAHFHHLCALVEDLLTCTPPIRKEH, encoded by the coding sequence GTGCTCGTCGCCGCGTCGGCGGGTCCGGTGCTCCTGGGAGCCTGGGAGGGGATCGTGCGTGTGGGCGACGTCCCCGCGAGGATCCTTCCTGCCCCGTCGAGCATCGTCGAGGGCGCCGTGGGGGACTGGGTGAACCTCGGCCGCGCCAGCATGACCACCGTGGTCGAGGGAGTGAGCGGGCTGTTGCTGGGCATTGCCGTGGGGGCCCTCCTCGCCCTGGCACTGCACCTGTGTCCGAGTCTGGGAGCAGGGGTCCATCCGCTGCTGGTCGTCTCCCAGGCGGTCCCCCTCATCGCGGTCGCGCCCCTCATGGTCATCTGGTTCGGATTCGGCGTGAGCTCGAAGATCCTCGTGGTCGCCGTCTTCTCCGCCTTCCCGGTGGTCCTTCCTTTCCTCAGAGGTCTGGATCTGGTGCCCCGCTCCCATGTGGAGGTGGTGCGCGCCCTGGGGGCCGGCCGGGCGTGGGTGCTGGCGCAGGTGCGCCTGCCCTGGGCGTGCGAGCGCTTCTTCTCCGGGGTGCGGATCTCGGCGACCTACGCCTTGGCCACCGCGGCGACCGCCGAGTTCATGGGTGCCCGGGACGGGCTGGGCATCTACATCCTGTCCGCCCAGTCCTCATTTCGCACGGACCTCGTGTTCGTCGGCGCAGCAGCCCTCACCCTGCTCACCGTGGTCCTGGTCGGTGTGGTCGTCCTGGTGGAGGAGGCCGTGCGTCCGAGACCGCGGTTGTCGGGCAGGCGCAGGGCCTTGGCGCGGGTGGTATCGGCGTCGGGGCCGAGGGAGTCCCAGGTGAGGCCACCGGTGCGGCCCGGCCCATCGGTGACGGTCCGGGGGCTGGGAAAGACCTTCCGGGGGCAAGGCGGCCCCGTCCCGGCGATCTGCCAGGTCGACCTGGATCTGGAGGCGGGCTCCGTCATTGCCCTGGTCGGCCCCTCCGGATGCGGCAAGTCGACGATTCTGCGGATCCTCGCCGGCCTTGAGGTGGCCGACAGCGCACGCATCGAGGTCGATGGGCAGCTGCGGCGCAATCTCAGGGATCTCATCGCGTGGATGCCGCAGGGGGACTCCCTGCTGCCATGGTTGGACGTGGCCGACAATGTCGCCCTGGCCCGGCGCCTGCAGGGGGCGGACCCGGTGGCGGCGCGCCGTGCCGCCCTGGACAGCCTGAGCGACGTGGACCTGGAGGACTTCGCCGCCAGCGCCCCCTCGCAACTCTCGGGAGGGATGAGGGCCCGGGCGGCCCTGGTACGAACCGTCCTGGCAGCATCCCCGATCGTCCTGTTGGACGAACCCTTCAGCGCCCTCGACTCCCTCACCCGCACCGAGATCCAGGACTGGACCGCGCGGATCCTGCGCACTTGCGGCGCCACGGTGGTCCTGGTCACCCACGACATCTCCGAGGCCGTCCAGATGGCCGACAGGGTCGTCGTCCTGTCGGCGCGGCCCTGCCGAGTCGTCGGCACCGTCGACGTGGACCTGCCCTCACCGCGTGGCGCGCACACGCGCACCCAAGCGCACTTCCACCACCTGTGTGCCCTCGTCGAAGACCTGCTCACCTGCACCCCTCCGATTCGAAAGGAACACTGA
- a CDS encoding type 1 glutamine amidotransferase produces the protein MNDVLFIQHDDHVGPGLLSELLPEARLLRAWEQPEALTGLLQAHSAGTSALPGALVVLGGTMDAYADEAAPWLPATRELMRRCVADDVKVLAICLGHQLLAVATGGEVGVGAASEKGLTDLWWSADLPEDGPFADLAEAIAGTPYAWGDHADAVTRLPEGACLWATSQTCPQVFTIGSALGVQFHPEVTEALVIDWLTRGGADAETRESLLASYRSHAERLRDTCEHLAAWVSC, from the coding sequence ATGAATGATGTCCTGTTCATCCAGCACGACGACCACGTGGGGCCGGGCCTTCTGTCCGAACTGCTGCCCGAAGCGCGCCTCCTGCGCGCTTGGGAGCAGCCGGAGGCCCTCACCGGCCTTCTCCAGGCGCACTCGGCGGGGACATCCGCCCTGCCCGGCGCCCTCGTCGTCCTCGGAGGGACGATGGACGCATACGCCGACGAGGCCGCCCCGTGGCTGCCCGCCACGCGTGAACTCATGCGCCGCTGCGTGGCCGACGACGTGAAGGTTCTCGCGATCTGCCTGGGCCACCAGCTGCTGGCCGTGGCCACGGGGGGTGAGGTCGGCGTCGGCGCCGCCAGCGAGAAGGGATTGACGGACCTGTGGTGGTCGGCGGACCTGCCCGAGGACGGGCCCTTCGCGGACCTGGCGGAGGCCATTGCCGGCACCCCCTACGCATGGGGCGACCATGCGGATGCGGTGACACGTCTGCCCGAAGGCGCATGCCTGTGGGCCACTTCGCAGACCTGCCCGCAGGTCTTCACCATCGGCTCGGCCCTGGGCGTCCAGTTCCACCCGGAGGTCACCGAGGCCCTGGTCATCGACTGGCTGACCCGCGGCGGTGCGGACGCCGAGACCCGCGAATCCCTGCTGGCGTCCTACAGGTCGCACGCCGAACGCCTGCGCGACACCTGCGAACACCTTGCCGCCTGGGTCAGCTGTTGA
- a CDS encoding ABC transporter substrate-binding protein, giving the protein MSDTLVRMHLEYVHPWPNHAGLFVARKEGFYAEEGLDVDLVSDGDDRGDAAAKLARGEYDLASVRLGQVVESRGTDTPLISIGTFNQRQLGAVMTTPDTGIRRFADLEGRRVAIPPVGRLVQELREAVLADGADPDRVIIEHPEWEVDIRAVEQGL; this is encoded by the coding sequence ATGAGCGACACGCTGGTGCGCATGCACCTGGAATACGTCCACCCCTGGCCCAACCACGCCGGGCTCTTCGTCGCCCGCAAGGAAGGCTTCTACGCCGAAGAGGGCCTGGACGTCGACCTGGTCTCCGACGGGGACGACCGCGGCGACGCGGCCGCCAAACTGGCCCGCGGTGAATACGACCTGGCTTCCGTGCGCCTGGGGCAGGTGGTCGAATCGCGTGGTACCGACACGCCCCTGATCTCCATCGGCACCTTCAACCAGCGCCAACTCGGCGCCGTCATGACCACACCCGACACCGGAATCCGCCGCTTCGCCGACCTCGAAGGTCGCAGGGTGGCCATCCCACCGGTGGGCCGCCTGGTCCAGGAACTCCGCGAGGCGGTCCTCGCCGACGGGGCGGACCCGGACCGGGTCATCATCGAACACCCCGAATGGGAGGTCGACATCCGCGCCGTCGAACAAGGACTTTGA
- a CDS encoding ABC transporter substrate-binding protein, with protein sequence MTRTRRLTPLAALALLPALLTGLLGSCTAGAPVTPDASGARSAEPAKVRIVLDWTPNTNHTGVFVAQERGYYRQENLEVEILPFNKAGVEAVLATGGADFGFSGAPWTTQANVNGQDVQMVLTLMRKPAVAIAVKADNPSISSPKDLDGRTFASWGSSELVGSVREMIRADGGTGTFDQVMLGTSAYEAVHSGTADFAQGLVTWEGIEADLRGTPLRFFRPADFGVPLVPSEVGIASTRTYLADHSQVARRFLRATRRGYEDAVKDPAGTADVLVAANPQAKIDPELARCSQQLLSTEYWPDEDGRVGRCDRDAWQAYLDHLVDKGYLVDSTGAPVTVAPKVDDLVTNEYLE encoded by the coding sequence ATGACCCGTACGCGCCGCCTGACACCGTTGGCCGCCCTGGCGCTCCTGCCCGCGCTGCTCACAGGACTCCTCGGATCCTGCACCGCCGGGGCGCCCGTGACCCCCGACGCCTCCGGGGCCCGGAGCGCCGAGCCTGCGAAGGTGAGGATCGTCCTGGACTGGACACCGAACACCAACCACACGGGAGTCTTCGTCGCCCAGGAACGCGGCTACTACCGGCAGGAGAACCTGGAGGTCGAGATCCTGCCCTTCAACAAGGCGGGGGTCGAAGCCGTCCTGGCCACCGGCGGCGCCGACTTCGGCTTCTCCGGTGCGCCGTGGACCACGCAGGCCAATGTCAACGGCCAGGACGTCCAGATGGTCCTGACCCTCATGCGCAAACCCGCCGTGGCGATCGCCGTCAAGGCCGACAATCCGTCGATCTCCTCACCCAAGGACCTGGATGGCAGGACCTTCGCCTCCTGGGGCTCCTCCGAACTGGTCGGCTCCGTCCGCGAGATGATCCGCGCCGACGGTGGCACGGGCACCTTCGACCAGGTGATGCTGGGCACCAGCGCCTACGAGGCCGTCCACTCCGGCACCGCCGACTTCGCGCAGGGCCTGGTCACTTGGGAGGGGATCGAGGCCGACCTGCGCGGCACACCCCTGCGATTCTTCCGCCCGGCGGACTTCGGCGTGCCCCTGGTGCCCTCCGAGGTCGGGATCGCCTCGACCCGCACCTACCTGGCGGACCACAGCCAGGTGGCCCGAAGGTTCCTGCGCGCCACCCGCCGGGGGTACGAGGACGCCGTCAAGGACCCGGCGGGCACGGCCGACGTGCTCGTCGCCGCCAACCCGCAGGCCAAGATCGACCCCGAATTGGCCCGGTGTTCCCAGCAGCTTCTGTCCACCGAGTACTGGCCCGACGAGGACGGGCGGGTGGGGCGCTGCGACCGTGATGCCTGGCAGGCCTACCTCGACCACCTCGTCGACAAGGGCTACTTGGTCGACTCCACGGGAGCCCCCGTGACAGTGGCGCCGAAGGTGGACGACCTCGTGACGAACGAGTACCTAGAGTGA
- a CDS encoding cobalamin-independent methionine synthase II family protein, which yields MTIRTTHVGSLPRTDSLIDANRARRDGTMDEAAFTALLADEVDQVVKRQVDLGLSIVNDGEYGHAMIDNVDYGAWWTYSFSRFSGLSIEDVVRLDVRPPAGRDGRISFSSFAERRDWVRFADAYSDPESGIHIANKTPVAFPTVTAELTYIGTDAVERDIAGTKRALEAAGKTVDDGFVAAISPGSAARVANAFYEDDEAVVWAFAEGLHEEYKRITDAGLTVQIDAPDLAEGWDQFAVDPSLEAYRAFSRVRIDALNHALEGIDPDLVRYHVCWGSWHGPHSTDLEFKHIVDLALSVNANGLSFEAANARHAHEWEIWKDTTLPEGKYLVPGVVSHATNVIEHPRLVAQRIHHFTDLVGADRVVASTDCGLGGRIHSHIAWAKLEALTEGARLVG from the coding sequence ATGACGATCCGCACCACCCACGTGGGCTCCCTGCCCCGCACCGATTCCCTCATCGACGCCAACCGCGCCCGCCGCGACGGCACCATGGACGAAGCCGCCTTCACGGCCCTCCTCGCCGACGAGGTCGACCAGGTCGTCAAGCGCCAGGTTGACCTCGGACTTTCGATCGTCAACGACGGCGAATACGGCCACGCCATGATCGACAACGTCGACTACGGGGCCTGGTGGACCTACTCCTTCTCACGCTTTTCCGGCCTGTCCATCGAGGACGTCGTCCGTTTAGACGTCCGGCCTCCCGCCGGGCGCGACGGGAGAATCTCCTTCTCCTCCTTCGCCGAGCGACGCGACTGGGTCCGCTTCGCCGACGCCTACTCCGACCCCGAATCCGGCATCCACATCGCCAACAAGACCCCCGTGGCCTTCCCGACCGTCACAGCCGAACTCACCTACATCGGCACCGACGCGGTCGAGCGTGACATCGCGGGAACGAAGCGCGCCCTCGAAGCGGCAGGAAAGACCGTGGACGACGGATTCGTCGCCGCGATCTCCCCCGGGTCGGCAGCGCGCGTGGCCAACGCCTTCTACGAGGACGACGAGGCCGTCGTCTGGGCCTTCGCCGAGGGATTGCACGAGGAGTACAAGCGCATCACGGACGCCGGCCTGACCGTTCAGATCGACGCCCCCGACCTTGCCGAGGGCTGGGACCAGTTCGCCGTCGACCCGTCGCTGGAGGCCTACCGCGCCTTCTCCCGGGTGCGCATTGACGCCCTCAACCACGCGCTGGAGGGCATCGACCCGGACCTGGTGCGCTACCACGTGTGTTGGGGCTCGTGGCACGGCCCGCACTCCACCGACCTGGAGTTCAAGCACATCGTCGACCTGGCCCTGTCGGTCAATGCGAATGGCCTGAGTTTCGAGGCGGCCAATGCCCGCCACGCCCACGAGTGGGAGATCTGGAAGGACACGACCCTGCCGGAGGGCAAGTACCTGGTCCCCGGCGTCGTGTCACATGCGACGAATGTCATCGAGCACCCGCGTCTGGTCGCCCAGCGCATCCACCACTTCACGGATCTCGTGGGCGCGGACCGCGTCGTGGCCTCGACGGACTGCGGTCTGGGCGGGCGCATCCACTCGCACATCGCGTGGGCCAAGCTCGAAGCGTTGACCGAAGGGGCGCGCCTGGTCGGCTGA
- a CDS encoding branched-chain amino acid aminotransferase has protein sequence MSLDHTPTELETLSELPLPAADELVERFPLTPNPAPASDAVHEEVMSNPGFGKAFTDHMAHMVWTLEEGWHGREVLPFANLSLSPAASVLHYGQEVFEGIKAYRHEDGSVWTFRPGYNAARINHSSWRLAMPAIDHEDFVASLAAYVRADERWVPSGEGASLYLRPFVVATEPFLGVRSAHRFDYYVIGSPSGPYFKGGPKGVSIEVVRGFHRAGPGGTGSAKCGGNYAASLLPQMEACERGFDQVCFLDTYEEKYLEELGGMNVFVVMSDGSVRTPQLSGTILQGGTRSAICRLMRDRGVDVREERIAVDDLVAGVESGAVAEVFACGTAAVVTPIARLAGQDFDVRLPVGDRTLEILHAVTDIQMGRAEDPYGWTYRIL, from the coding sequence ATGTCGCTCGACCACACGCCCACGGAATTGGAAACACTGTCCGAGCTGCCGCTGCCCGCGGCCGACGAACTGGTCGAGCGTTTTCCCCTGACCCCCAACCCGGCCCCGGCAAGCGACGCCGTCCACGAGGAGGTCATGTCGAACCCGGGCTTCGGCAAGGCCTTCACCGACCACATGGCGCACATGGTGTGGACCCTCGAGGAGGGCTGGCACGGGCGTGAAGTCCTCCCCTTCGCCAACCTTTCCCTGTCCCCGGCGGCCTCCGTCCTGCACTACGGGCAGGAGGTCTTCGAGGGGATCAAGGCCTACAGGCACGAGGACGGGTCCGTGTGGACCTTCCGGCCCGGATACAACGCCGCCCGCATCAACCACTCCTCTTGGCGATTGGCGATGCCGGCCATCGACCACGAGGACTTCGTCGCCTCCTTGGCCGCCTACGTGCGCGCCGACGAACGCTGGGTGCCCTCCGGCGAGGGCGCCAGCTTGTACCTGCGGCCCTTCGTCGTGGCCACCGAGCCCTTCCTCGGGGTGCGCTCGGCCCACCGTTTCGACTACTACGTCATCGGCTCGCCCTCGGGCCCTTACTTCAAGGGCGGCCCGAAGGGCGTGTCCATCGAGGTCGTCAGGGGCTTCCACCGGGCGGGCCCCGGAGGGACCGGCTCGGCCAAGTGCGGCGGCAACTACGCGGCCTCCCTGCTGCCCCAGATGGAGGCGTGCGAACGCGGCTTCGACCAGGTCTGCTTCCTGGACACCTACGAGGAGAAGTACTTGGAGGAGCTGGGCGGCATGAACGTCTTCGTCGTCATGTCCGACGGCAGCGTGCGCACCCCGCAGCTCTCCGGCACGATTCTCCAGGGGGGGACCCGTTCGGCGATCTGCCGCCTCATGCGCGACCGGGGGGTGGATGTGCGTGAGGAACGCATTGCCGTGGACGACCTGGTGGCGGGAGTCGAGTCCGGCGCCGTGGCGGAGGTCTTCGCCTGTGGAACCGCGGCCGTCGTCACTCCCATCGCGCGCCTGGCCGGCCAGGACTTCGACGTGCGCCTGCCCGTGGGCGACAGGACCCTGGAGATCCTCCACGCGGTCACCGACATCCAGATGGGACGGGCGGAGGACCCCTACGGGTGGACCTACCGGATCCTGTGA
- a CDS encoding ABC transporter ATP-binding protein/permease → METNADLRVERLRTIALACGASLALGIAYLFVGRAVDAALAGAPPHLTFAAALACVLVSALLARQVGRMCGRALVRHEHDTRHTLLAHVFTLGATQRTKERAGRLVNTMTDGVERRAMHTSSFVAPMTASLLTPLLVVALVALTLDWVSALVLAVSIPVVPATVLAFQRAFKPVSSRYRAASRALAAQELDAIQGLSTLARMNAGRRMGVVLARAAEDVRVRVMRYLAGNQVVLLVVDAIFSLGMIVAATALALWRHEAGALSAGQALALVLLSTIMLDPLDRIGQFFYIGMGGMAAGREMKRFLAEEPAAVDAPDVREPAPCPPGTAATIRFEDVHFAWNPKVPVLRGVDLALDGGQHVVVTGASGAGKSTMSALLQGHARPDSGRILLDGHDLRDVPLAWVRRQVGVVEQSTHLFTGTLRDNLLIARPDAEDAALLEALHRAHLDDLLTRLPDGLETPVGQRGLALSGGEAQRLALARAILADTPVMLLDEPTAHVDLTSEREILAALDDLTRGRTTLTISHRAATIAHGGRSVDLQEGVLR, encoded by the coding sequence GTGGAGACGAACGCAGACCTGCGCGTCGAAAGGCTGAGGACCATTGCCCTGGCATGCGGTGCCAGCCTGGCCCTGGGCATCGCCTACCTCTTCGTCGGACGCGCAGTGGACGCCGCGCTCGCGGGAGCCCCACCCCACCTCACCTTCGCCGCCGCCCTCGCCTGCGTCCTCGTCTCCGCCCTGCTGGCCCGCCAGGTCGGCCGCATGTGCGGCCGCGCCCTCGTCCGACACGAGCACGACACCCGCCACACCCTGCTCGCCCACGTCTTCACCCTGGGCGCCACCCAACGCACGAAGGAACGCGCCGGGCGGCTGGTCAACACGATGACCGATGGCGTCGAACGCCGCGCCATGCACACCTCCTCCTTCGTCGCGCCCATGACGGCCTCACTGCTCACCCCACTGCTCGTCGTCGCCCTGGTGGCCCTCACCCTGGACTGGGTGAGCGCCCTCGTCCTGGCCGTGTCCATCCCCGTCGTCCCCGCCACCGTCCTGGCCTTCCAACGGGCCTTCAAACCCGTCTCCTCCCGCTACCGGGCCGCATCCCGGGCGCTGGCCGCACAGGAACTCGACGCCATCCAGGGCCTGTCCACCCTGGCCAGGATGAACGCCGGCAGACGCATGGGCGTCGTTCTGGCCCGCGCCGCCGAGGACGTGCGCGTGCGCGTCATGCGCTACCTCGCCGGAAACCAGGTGGTTCTGCTGGTCGTCGACGCGATCTTCTCCCTCGGCATGATCGTCGCCGCCACCGCACTGGCCCTGTGGCGCCACGAGGCGGGCGCACTGAGCGCCGGACAGGCCCTGGCCCTGGTGCTCCTGTCGACGATCATGCTGGACCCGCTGGACCGCATCGGCCAGTTCTTCTACATCGGCATGGGAGGCATGGCTGCCGGACGCGAGATGAAGCGCTTCCTCGCCGAAGAACCCGCCGCCGTCGACGCCCCCGACGTCCGCGAACCCGCCCCGTGCCCGCCGGGCACCGCCGCCACCATCCGCTTCGAGGACGTCCACTTCGCGTGGAACCCGAAGGTCCCCGTCCTGCGCGGGGTCGACCTGGCGCTCGACGGTGGCCAGCACGTCGTCGTCACAGGCGCCTCGGGCGCCGGCAAGTCCACCATGTCCGCCCTGCTCCAGGGTCATGCGCGCCCCGACAGCGGCCGCATCCTGCTGGACGGACACGACCTGCGGGACGTGCCCCTTGCGTGGGTGCGCCGCCAGGTGGGGGTCGTCGAACAGAGCACCCACCTGTTCACCGGGACCCTGCGCGACAACCTCCTCATCGCACGTCCCGACGCCGAGGACGCCGCACTGCTGGAGGCCCTGCACCGCGCGCACCTCGACGACCTGCTCACCCGCCTGCCCGACGGCCTCGAGACCCCCGTCGGACAACGCGGCCTCGCCCTGTCCGGCGGAGAAGCCCAACGCCTGGCCCTGGCCCGCGCGATTCTCGCCGACACGCCCGTCATGCTCCTCGACGAACCCACCGCGCACGTGGACCTCACCTCCGAACGGGAGATCCTCGCCGCCCTGGACGACCTCACCCGAGGGCGCACCACCCTGACCATCTCCCACCGCGCCGCGACCATCGCCCACGGGGGGCGCAGCGTCGACCTGCAGGAAGGAGTCCTGCGATGA
- a CDS encoding type II CAAX endopeptidase family protein, protein MTGFLRSRPVLGFILLAYTGAWIVWSPMVLGSSGLRVLPLEISDTAVKVINVLGLFAGPFIASLVMTKVVHGSFKPWLAGWMRVRPWWVWPVALVLFPAVMAGLMMLLAGPATGQPALSGPAAVIAPVLMFLGFLIGGPVQEEPGWRGFALPQLQQRFHPLAAATVLGFVWALWHLPLFAVAAWDTPKDSILDVLLHVSMVVLLSIAMSWVANLGGGSVLLAVLAHNAVNWIWIVWPLLTGRTVPGGSLALFFGSALLALVAICASAGRLAVPSTQRP, encoded by the coding sequence ATGACCGGGTTCCTGCGCTCGCGCCCCGTCCTCGGTTTCATCCTCCTGGCGTACACGGGCGCGTGGATCGTGTGGTCGCCGATGGTCCTGGGCTCCTCCGGCCTGCGAGTCCTTCCCCTGGAGATCTCGGACACCGCGGTCAAGGTCATCAACGTCCTCGGCCTGTTCGCGGGCCCCTTCATCGCGTCCCTCGTCATGACGAAGGTCGTCCACGGGTCCTTCAAGCCGTGGCTGGCCGGGTGGATGCGCGTGCGCCCGTGGTGGGTGTGGCCGGTCGCCCTCGTCCTCTTTCCCGCAGTCATGGCCGGCCTCATGATGCTGTTGGCCGGCCCTGCGACTGGCCAACCCGCCCTGAGCGGCCCGGCCGCCGTCATCGCCCCGGTCCTCATGTTCCTCGGATTCCTCATCGGCGGACCCGTGCAGGAAGAGCCCGGTTGGCGCGGTTTCGCCCTTCCCCAGCTCCAACAACGGTTCCACCCCCTGGCGGCGGCAACCGTTCTGGGTTTCGTCTGGGCCCTGTGGCACCTGCCCCTTTTCGCAGTTGCCGCCTGGGACACCCCGAAGGACTCGATCCTCGACGTCCTCCTCCACGTCTCCATGGTCGTCCTGCTCTCGATCGCCATGTCGTGGGTGGCCAACCTCGGAGGCGGCAGCGTCCTGCTGGCGGTCCTCGCACACAATGCGGTCAACTGGATCTGGATCGTGTGGCCGCTGCTCACCGGACGCACGGTCCCCGGTGGGTCCTTGGCACTGTTCTTCGGCAGCGCCCTCCTCGCCCTCGTCGCCATCTGCGCATCGGCGGGCCGACTCGCAGTGCCGTCCACCCAGCGGCCCTGA
- the cydC gene encoding thiol reductant ABC exporter subunit CydC encodes MTPWWLARRLISVARPVIAPLGLSMLFRLVALLCGIAILAIAGWQVLAHATGDAAAWPLSTTAWVLVGLSVAKAVLRYLEQFSGHWVAFRSLAMLRTFFYDHLEPQAPCLTDAMDSGDLMNRVTKDVDRVEVFFAHTLAPGVTALLVPPMVLVALGQTTSWWLALVLAPVLLLAGVVVPSLGARASDRAATEARRTHGELAHHVTDSVQGVREVLAFGAQQRRDAEMSDIEQRIGAAQWTMSRWIADRRGLNQAMLGLAVVAVAWVGTTLLTRGAITPAQLGGAIAAAAASLAPVLAVEDFAADLDQAWASARRIFEITDRTPQVGDPETVSESALACTGLEDITFDHVDFTYPDPNGRPRPRVLHDVTLTIPAGCVTAVVGASGSGKSTLAALLTRSWDPERGAVRFGDTDLRGLPLQRLRDLVAIGEQRPHVFNDTLRANLLLARPDATEEELRQALDRADLTAWVAAEPDGLDTVVAEMGERLSGGQRQRLALARTLLRGAPVTVLDEATSQVDAATEERVLAGITEATRGRTLVVIAHRLSTVRHADRIVVMDAGRVVETGTWEELVAAGGAFSALLAREELVNS; translated from the coding sequence ATGACCCCGTGGTGGCTTGCGCGCCGCCTCATCTCGGTCGCGCGCCCCGTCATCGCACCCCTCGGCCTGTCCATGCTCTTCCGCCTGGTCGCCCTGCTGTGCGGTATCGCCATCCTCGCCATCGCAGGGTGGCAGGTCCTGGCCCACGCCACTGGGGATGCGGCCGCCTGGCCCCTGTCCACCACCGCGTGGGTGCTCGTCGGACTGTCCGTCGCCAAAGCGGTCCTGCGCTACCTCGAACAGTTCTCCGGACATTGGGTCGCCTTCCGCTCCCTGGCCATGCTGCGCACCTTCTTCTACGACCACCTGGAACCCCAGGCGCCCTGCCTGACCGACGCCATGGACTCCGGGGACCTCATGAACCGGGTGACGAAGGATGTCGACAGGGTCGAGGTCTTCTTCGCCCACACTCTGGCTCCCGGTGTCACCGCCCTGCTGGTGCCCCCCATGGTCCTGGTGGCACTGGGACAGACCACCTCGTGGTGGCTGGCACTGGTCCTGGCCCCCGTGCTGCTGCTGGCCGGAGTCGTCGTCCCCTCGCTGGGTGCCCGGGCCAGCGACCGGGCCGCCACCGAGGCGCGGCGCACTCACGGAGAACTGGCCCACCACGTCACCGACTCCGTCCAAGGAGTGCGAGAGGTCCTCGCCTTCGGCGCCCAGCAGCGGCGCGACGCGGAAATGTCCGACATCGAGCAGCGCATCGGCGCAGCCCAGTGGACGATGAGTCGGTGGATCGCCGATCGGCGCGGCCTCAACCAGGCGATGCTCGGCCTGGCCGTCGTCGCCGTGGCCTGGGTGGGAACGACACTGCTGACCCGGGGCGCCATCACCCCCGCCCAGCTCGGCGGCGCCATCGCGGCCGCAGCGGCCTCACTGGCCCCGGTCCTCGCGGTCGAGGACTTCGCCGCGGACCTCGACCAGGCGTGGGCCTCGGCCCGCCGCATCTTCGAGATCACCGACCGCACGCCCCAGGTCGGCGACCCCGAGACCGTCTCCGAAAGCGCGTTGGCCTGCACGGGCCTGGAGGACATCACCTTCGACCACGTGGACTTCACCTACCCGGATCCCAATGGGCGGCCCCGCCCTCGTGTCCTGCACGACGTCACCCTGACGATCCCGGCGGGGTGCGTCACCGCAGTCGTCGGCGCCTCCGGTTCCGGCAAGTCCACCCTGGCCGCCCTGCTCACCCGCTCATGGGACCCGGAGCGCGGGGCGGTGCGCTTCGGCGACACCGACCTGCGCGGCCTGCCCCTGCAGCGCCTGCGCGACCTCGTGGCCATCGGCGAACAACGCCCCCACGTCTTCAACGACACCCTGCGCGCGAACCTCCTGCTTGCCCGGCCCGACGCCACCGAGGAGGAACTCCGCCAGGCCCTGGACCGCGCGGACCTCACCGCCTGGGTGGCTGCGGAGCCCGACGGGCTGGACACGGTGGTCGCCGAGATGGGGGAGCGCCTCTCCGGCGGGCAGCGTCAGCGCCTGGCTCTGGCCCGCACACTTTTGCGCGGCGCCCCCGTCACCGTCCTGGACGAGGCCACCAGCCAGGTCGACGCCGCCACCGAAGAACGGGTCCTGGCCGGCATCACCGAGGCCACCCGAGGTCGCACACTGGTGGTCATCGCCCACAGGCTGTCCACCGTGCGCCACGCGGATCGGATCGTCGTCATGGACGCCGGCCGCGTGGTCGAGACCGGCACGTGGGAGGAACTCGTGGCCGCAGGCGGGGCGTTCTCGGCCCTGCTGGCCCGCGAGGAGCTGGTCAACAGCTGA